A genome region from Setaria italica strain Yugu1 chromosome III, Setaria_italica_v2.0, whole genome shotgun sequence includes the following:
- the LOC101775785 gene encoding putative receptor protein kinase ZmPK1, whose amino-acid sequence MSSALAVASTLLLPIAVGLLLPLPPAGAARGSLTRGADIAVEDHATDFLVSPDGTFACGFYNVSPTVFTVSVWFARAAGRTVVWTAAPGRPVHSRGARLALDRRGGALVLTDYDGAVVWNSTAQAASASRARLHDTGNLVLEDGHGRALWQSFDSPTDTLLPVQRFTAARHLVSRGGRGRLLAAGYYSLGFSDYAMLSLFYDNHNFSSIYWPNPYNNYVANKRKIYNFTREAALDALGQFFSSDAAGFVAADLGAGVRRRLTLDSDGDLRLYSLDAATGAWTVAWMAFGNPCIIHGVCGANAVCLYAPAPACVCAPGHERADAGDWTRGCRPVFRRDCSRPTKLAALPHTDFWGYDLNDGEIVPFHACAQRCLATCACVAFQHKQNMECYLKSVLFNGRTFPGLPGTVYIKVPADFDMPEFHVRQWREHGGGLAIDEDIPRCDVANGGEEVLLNFSTHNGPRDVGKAVWPYLYGFLSALLVIEAVVIGFGCWLFSSRGLFRPSRVWAIEEGYKLITNNFQRYTYSEIKRATGNFTDMIGSGGSGVVYKGILEDDRVVAVKVLKNVSQSEQEFQSELSVIGRIYHMNLVRMWGCCSEGKRRILVSEHIENGSLAKMLFDREPSDAVLGWNQRFQIALGVAKGLAYLHSECLEWIIHCDMKPENILLDKDLEPKITDFGLAKLLNRDGSDANLSRIRGTRGYMAPEWVSSLPITEKVDVYSYGVVLLELVKGVRISDWVIHGVRFSDMDTRMVVKAIHDEMETSDHERWVKELIDSRLNGEFNPVQAKAMLKIAVSCLEEDRSKRPNMSSVLQALMSVEDEAR is encoded by the coding sequence ATGAgctccgccctcgccgtcgcgtcCACACTGCTGCTGCCGATCGCTGTCGGCTTGCTCCTCCCActgccgcccgccggagcggcTCGCGGCAGCCTCACCCGGGGCGCTGACATCGCCGTCGAGGACCACGCCACCGACTTCTTGGTCTCCCCGGACGGCACGTTCGCCTGCGGGTTCTACAACGTCTCCCCCACCGTCTTCACCGTCTCCGTCTGgttcgcgcgcgccgccggccgcaccgtGGTCTGGACCGCCGCGCCCGGGCGCCCCGTGCACAGCCGGGGCGCCCGCCTCGCCCTcgaccggcgcggcggcgcgctcgtcCTCACGGACTACGACGGCGCGGTGGTCTGGAACTCCACCGCccaggcggcgtcggcgtcgcgcgCCCGGCTCCACGACACGGGCAACCTCGTGCTCGAGGACGGCCACGGCCGCgcgctgtggcagagcttcgaCAGCCCCACGGACACGCTGCTGCCCGTGCAGCGGTTCACGGCGGCGAGGCACCTGGTgtcgcgcggcggccggggcaggctgctcgccgccggctaCTACAGCCTGGGCTTCAGCGATTACGCCATGCTCTCCCTCTTCTACGACAACCACAACTTCTCCAGCATCTACTGGCCTAACCCCTACAACAACTACGTCGCCAACAAGCGCAAGATCTACAACTTCACCCGCGAGGCCGCGCTCGATGCGCTCGGTCAGTTCTTCTCCAGCGACGCCGCCGgcttcgtcgccgccgacctcggCGCCGGCGTCAGGAGGCGCCTGACGCTGGACTCCGACGGCGACCTCAGGCTCTACAGCCTCGACGCGGCGACGGGGGCGTGGACGGTGGCGTGGATGGCGTTCGGCAACCCCTGCATCATCCACGGCGTCTGCGGCGCCAACGCCGTGTGCCTctacgcgccggcgccggcgtgcgtCTGCGCGCCGGGCCACGAGCGTGCCGACGCAGGCGACTGGACCAGGGGTTGCCGTCCGGTGTTCCGCCGCGACTGCTCGCGGCCGACGAAGCTGGCGGCGCTGCCGCACACCGACTTCTGGGGCTACGATCTCAACGACGGCGAGATCGTCCCGTTCCACGCGTGCGCGCAGAGGTGCCTCGCCACCTGCGCGTGCGTCGCGTTCCAGCACAAGCAGAACATGGAGTGCTACCTCAAGAGCGTCCTCTTCAACGGCAGGACCTTCCCGGGCTTGCCGGGGACCGTGTACATCAAGGTCCCGGCCGACTTCGACATGCCAGAGTTCCACGTGCGTCAATGGcgggagcacggcggcggcctcgccatCGACGAGGACATCCCCAGGTGCGACGTCGCCAATGGCGGCGAAGAGGTTCTCCTTAATTTCTCCACCCATAATGGCCCGAGAGACGTGGGGAAGGCAGTGTGGCCGTACTTGTACGGATTCTTATCGGCGTTGCTCGTCATCGAGGCGGTCGTCATCGGGTTCGGCTGCTGGCTCTTCTCTAGCAGGGGGCTCTTCAGGCCATCAAGGGTGTGGGCGATCGAGGAAGgttacaagctgatcaccaacAACTTCCAGAGGTACACCTACTCGGAGATCAAGCGAGCCACCGGCAACTTCACCGACATgatcggcagcggcggctcggGAGTAGTTTACAAGGGGATCCTTGAGGATGACAGGGTAGTGGCCGTCAAGGTGCTCAAGAACGTGAGCCAGAGTGAGCAGGAGTTCCAGTCGGAGCTGAGTGTGATAGGAAGGATCTACCACATGAACCTGGTCAGGATGTGGGGTTGCTGCTCTGAAGGGAAACGCAGGATTCTGGTCTCTGAACACATCGAAAATGGGTCACTTGCGAAGATGCTGTTTGACAGGGAACCATCGGATGCTGTTCTTGGATGGAATCAACGTTTTCAGATCGCTTTAGGCGTTGCGAAAGGATTGGCCTACCTCCATAGTGAGTGCTTGGAATGGATCATCCACTGTGACATGAAGCCTGAGAACATACTTCTGGACAAGGATTTGGAGCCTAAAATAACCGATTTCGGGTTGGCGAAACTTCTAAACCGAGATGGTTCTGATGCGAATCTGTCTCGGATTAGGGGAACCAGAGGGTACATGGCCCCAGAGTGGGTGTCTAGCTTACCGATCACAGAAAAGGTTGATGTGTATAGCTACGGAGTTGTGCTACTTGAGCTAGTGAAGGGGGTTAGGATTTCAGATTGGGTGATTCATGGGGTTAGATTTTCTGACATGGATACTAGGATGGTTGTTAAGGCAATCCATGATGAGATGGAAACCAGCGATCATGAAAGATGGGTGAAGGAACTTATCGACAGTCGACTTAATGGTGAATTCAATCCTGTGCAAGCGAAGGCGATGCTTAAGATCGCCGTTTCATGCCTGGAAGAAGATAGGAGCAAGCGGCCCAACATGAGCTCAGTTTTGCAGGCACTCATGTCAGTTGAAGATGAAGCAAGGTGA